The proteins below come from a single Streptomyces sp. WMMB303 genomic window:
- a CDS encoding DnaB-like helicase N-terminal domain-containing protein gives MTRLTRRAEEALLGAALFRPEILPAMQWVPPGAFSRPDHGALWRTLHAIDFSQVPRAEIPAVVTRAVERIEDRGIRNCLSPQRLQQLAGACPNPRTAALYGGMTVEGGVHRAVEDTGDRLRAAAQQADVEQAGDTVGQAQVARERFASLHQAWLSTPEQVRVLLDTQHDQRLPEPEAQQARRPERLDLQAEFDVVASLQWDSRQVGDIPWLQDQDFADPALRTAYGAITALHERQSPVDDLTVAWEAARRGGPQPSEQLLADLARHGSGGIAAHAGARVLSTAALDRLETAGGQVRDAGRSPALAPSALVVRAEQSLQPSLTDERRIHHAEREPELADGKEPSPPAHPAHEVPALSEMEM, from the coding sequence ATGACCCGGCTGACGCGGCGTGCGGAAGAGGCGTTACTGGGAGCGGCTCTCTTCCGTCCCGAGATCCTCCCGGCGATGCAGTGGGTACCGCCCGGTGCCTTCTCCCGCCCCGATCACGGCGCTCTGTGGCGGACGCTCCACGCGATCGACTTCTCCCAGGTTCCGCGCGCGGAGATTCCGGCCGTTGTGACCAGGGCCGTGGAGCGGATCGAGGACCGGGGCATCCGGAACTGCCTGTCGCCCCAGCGTCTCCAGCAGCTGGCCGGCGCCTGCCCGAACCCGCGCACTGCTGCGCTGTACGGCGGCATGACGGTCGAGGGAGGCGTGCACCGCGCGGTCGAGGACACCGGAGACCGGCTGCGGGCCGCTGCCCAGCAGGCCGATGTCGAGCAGGCCGGTGACACGGTCGGCCAGGCGCAGGTTGCCCGGGAGCGGTTCGCCTCGCTGCACCAGGCGTGGCTCAGCACCCCGGAGCAGGTGCGGGTGCTGCTGGACACCCAGCACGACCAGCGGCTGCCGGAGCCGGAGGCTCAGCAGGCCCGGCGCCCGGAGCGGCTGGACCTGCAGGCCGAGTTCGACGTCGTGGCCTCCTTGCAGTGGGACTCCCGCCAGGTGGGGGACATCCCCTGGCTGCAGGACCAGGACTTCGCCGACCCTGCACTGCGCACCGCCTACGGCGCGATCACCGCGCTGCACGAGCGCCAGTCCCCGGTCGATGACCTGACTGTGGCGTGGGAGGCCGCCCGTCGCGGGGGCCCGCAGCCCAGCGAACAGCTGCTGGCCGACCTCGCCCGGCACGGAAGCGGGGGCATCGCAGCCCACGCGGGTGCACGTGTTCTGAGTACCGCGGCGCTGGACCGCCTGGAGACAGCAGGGGGGCAGGTGCGCGATGCCGGACGCTCCCCCGCCCTGGCTCCCAGCGCTCTGGTCGTCCGCGCTGAGCAGTCCCTGCAGCCCTCTCTCACCGACGAGCGGCGCATCCACCACGCCGAGCGCGAGCCCGAGCTGGCCGACGGCAAGGAGCCCTCCCCACCGGCTCACCCCGCACATGAAGTCCCCGCCCTTTCCGAGATGGAGATGTGA
- a CDS encoding DNA cytosine methyltransferase, translating into MSITFTDIFCGAGGSSTGLVDAGFELKLAANHWARAIETHSANHRSADHLCADINNYDMRRLPRTDVLWASPICTELSPAGGRRRKAAPGAGQLALEEFGPVSQDAFDRTRATFWDVIRATEVNRYKAVLVENVMEAADWELFDVWLAGMRTLGYRHQFVSVSSAHAGEDGNLAAPQWRDRIYIVLTRTELPLPDVEPRPLAWCPVCEETVHAVQSWKKPGARKLGKYGQQYVYRCPHGARCRHSVVDPYVRPAASVIDWSNLGVRIGDRAAEGLRPLAATTVKRIRKGLQMLGQRRMVLTVNHGGHDGRAVPADQAPLSARTVRIGDAVLVPSGGTWNTTATSTAEPMRTRLANPKGFESLVTPPQADDSFIVTLRRNAASRSVHEPVDTVTGQGRHHWLVIPYRNAAAKSVTDPLHTLGTVDSAGLLGAAPQLEDCHYRMIQPREQLMAQRFPAEYVVTGNKGEQTMQAGNAVSCNVAQWLGQRLAEVL; encoded by the coding sequence GTGAGCATCACCTTCACGGACATCTTCTGCGGCGCCGGCGGCTCCTCGACCGGTCTGGTCGATGCCGGGTTCGAGCTGAAGCTGGCTGCCAACCACTGGGCGCGCGCGATCGAGACGCACAGCGCCAACCACCGCAGTGCCGACCATCTGTGCGCGGACATCAACAACTACGACATGCGGCGGCTGCCTCGCACCGACGTGCTGTGGGCTTCCCCGATCTGCACCGAGCTGAGCCCCGCGGGCGGCCGTCGCCGCAAAGCAGCCCCGGGCGCCGGTCAGCTGGCACTGGAGGAGTTCGGGCCGGTCTCCCAGGACGCCTTCGACCGGACCCGGGCCACGTTCTGGGACGTCATCCGCGCCACCGAGGTCAACCGCTACAAGGCCGTACTGGTGGAGAACGTCATGGAAGCGGCCGACTGGGAGCTGTTCGACGTCTGGCTGGCCGGGATGCGCACTCTCGGATACCGCCACCAGTTCGTCTCGGTCTCCTCCGCACACGCCGGCGAGGACGGCAACCTGGCCGCTCCGCAGTGGCGCGACCGCATCTACATCGTGCTCACCCGAACCGAACTGCCGCTGCCCGACGTCGAGCCCAGGCCGCTGGCCTGGTGCCCGGTGTGCGAGGAGACGGTCCACGCGGTGCAGTCCTGGAAGAAGCCCGGAGCCCGGAAGCTGGGCAAGTACGGGCAGCAGTACGTCTATCGGTGCCCCCACGGTGCCCGGTGCCGCCACAGCGTCGTGGACCCGTATGTGCGCCCGGCCGCCAGCGTCATCGACTGGTCGAACCTGGGGGTGCGGATCGGGGACCGGGCCGCCGAGGGGCTGCGCCCCCTGGCCGCCACCACGGTCAAGCGCATCCGCAAGGGCCTGCAGATGCTGGGCCAGCGCCGCATGGTGCTGACCGTCAACCACGGCGGGCACGACGGCCGGGCCGTGCCCGCCGACCAAGCCCCTCTCTCCGCCCGCACGGTGAGGATCGGAGACGCGGTGCTGGTGCCCTCCGGCGGCACCTGGAACACCACGGCCACCAGCACCGCCGAGCCGATGCGGACCCGACTGGCGAACCCCAAAGGGTTCGAGTCCCTGGTCACTCCCCCGCAGGCGGACGACTCCTTCATCGTCACCCTGCGCCGCAACGCCGCCTCCCGCAGCGTGCACGAGCCCGTCGACACCGTGACCGGGCAGGGACGGCACCACTGGCTGGTGATCCCCTACCGCAACGCCGCCGCCAAGTCCGTGACCGACCCACTGCACACCCTGGGCACCGTGGACTCGGCCGGGCTGCTGGGGGCGGCGCCGCAGCTGGAGGACTGCCACTACCGCATGATCCAGCCGCGCGAGCAGTTGATGGCCCAGCGCTTCCCCGCCGAGTACGTCGTCACGGGCAACAAGGGCGAGCAGACCATGCAGGCAGGGAACGCGGTCTCCTGCAACGTCGCCCAGTGGCTGGGCCAGCGCCTCGCGGAGGTGCTGTGA
- a CDS encoding DUF4326 domain-containing protein, whose product MPKAFDPEMNGGRQLDLLDLVVAAEPEPARVAGPAPGPTTVVCLKGRRGDPSIADVLYVGRPMYQGGWKLAGHLLANPYRVGRDGTPEQVVARYEQWLDQHADLVARELPKLRGRRLGCWCAEGQPCHARVLARRADEGAR is encoded by the coding sequence ATGCCGAAGGCCTTCGATCCTGAGATGAACGGCGGACGCCAGCTGGACCTGCTGGACCTAGTCGTCGCCGCCGAGCCGGAGCCCGCCCGCGTGGCGGGCCCGGCCCCCGGGCCGACCACCGTGGTCTGCCTCAAGGGCCGCCGGGGCGATCCCTCCATCGCGGACGTGCTCTACGTCGGGCGCCCCATGTACCAGGGCGGTTGGAAGCTGGCCGGTCACCTGCTCGCCAACCCGTACCGGGTCGGCCGTGACGGCACGCCGGAGCAGGTCGTCGCACGGTACGAGCAGTGGCTGGACCAGCACGCCGACCTCGTAGCCCGAGAGCTGCCCAAGCTGCGCGGCCGACGCCTGGGCTGCTGGTGCGCCGAGGGACAGCCGTGCCACGCCCGGGTGCTGGCCCGCCGAGCCGATGAGGGTGCGCGATGA
- a CDS encoding tyrosine-type recombinase/integrase, translating into MSPGALRGAPRQALDTPRRDPRAQWPEHARKLHDFLLDLYGEDDVLPTLAASWIAHQRSANTQRSYARGFKTFEEFAREHGTHPMAVRFALADTFRLYLENAPTWVRVKGVRRGEMARTGPPYSDASRANALSAASSFFAYLDVVSDEGVRNPFAAVRRPVLDPDYSPTPGYTEQEFALLLATARDHHRAAAYRKRAYALVLVLYTCCLRIDSLLAARVEHLGYDRGHHVLKMRVKGGSWASKPIPPVAWHALQEYLDGRTEGWLFQTTSGRRLDEPAVWRLLQSLARRAGLPLRGPHGIKGDAVTHALAQPDARPDRVQRWADHKDSRTTQRYNRRKELLDDSPGYALARDLAGALTRTPN; encoded by the coding sequence GTGAGCCCCGGGGCACTCCGCGGCGCACCGCGCCAGGCACTCGACACACCGCGGCGGGACCCGCGCGCCCAGTGGCCCGAGCACGCCCGGAAGCTGCATGACTTCCTCCTCGACCTCTACGGGGAGGACGATGTGCTACCCACGCTCGCGGCTTCCTGGATCGCCCACCAGCGCTCGGCCAATACCCAGAGGTCCTACGCCCGCGGCTTCAAGACGTTCGAGGAGTTCGCGCGGGAACACGGCACGCATCCGATGGCGGTGAGGTTCGCACTGGCCGACACCTTCCGTCTGTACCTGGAGAACGCGCCCACCTGGGTGCGGGTCAAGGGCGTCCGGCGTGGCGAGATGGCTCGGACGGGGCCGCCGTACTCGGACGCCTCCCGAGCGAACGCGTTGTCCGCAGCCAGCTCGTTCTTCGCGTACCTGGACGTGGTCAGCGACGAGGGAGTGAGGAACCCCTTCGCTGCGGTGCGGCGCCCGGTGCTCGACCCCGACTACTCGCCCACCCCTGGCTACACCGAGCAGGAATTCGCCCTGCTCCTGGCCACGGCGCGGGACCACCACCGGGCTGCCGCCTACCGCAAGCGCGCCTACGCCCTGGTGCTCGTCCTCTACACCTGCTGCCTGCGCATCGACTCCCTCCTCGCGGCCCGGGTCGAGCACCTCGGCTACGACAGGGGTCACCATGTCCTCAAGATGAGAGTGAAGGGCGGCAGCTGGGCCTCCAAGCCCATCCCGCCGGTCGCCTGGCACGCCCTCCAGGAGTACCTCGACGGACGCACCGAGGGGTGGCTCTTCCAGACCACGTCCGGGCGTCGGCTCGACGAACCTGCGGTGTGGCGACTACTGCAGTCCCTCGCCCGCCGCGCGGGGCTGCCACTGCGCGGCCCGCACGGCATCAAGGGCGACGCCGTCACGCACGCCCTGGCCCAGCCGGACGCCCGGCCGGACAGGGTCCAGCGCTGGGCCGATCACAAGGACTCCCGCACCACCCAGCGCTACAACCGCCGCAAGGAACTGCTGGACGACAGCCCCGGCTACGCCCTGGCGCGGGACCTTGCCGGAGCCCTGACACGCACTCCCAACTGA